A DNA window from Centroberyx gerrardi isolate f3 chromosome 3, fCenGer3.hap1.cur.20231027, whole genome shotgun sequence contains the following coding sequences:
- the cisd2 gene encoding CDGSH iron-sulfur domain-containing protein 2 produces MVLETISRIIKVQLPAYLKKLPLPETIGGFARLTVSEWLRLLPLLGILALLGYLTIRPFLPKKKKQRDSLINLKIQKENPKVVNEIDIEDLNSANVCYCRCWRSKTFPVCDKSHIKHNELTGDNVGPLILKKKIL; encoded by the exons ATGGTGTTAGAAACTATTTCAAGGATAATAAAAGTCCAGCTTCCAGCCTACCTCAAGAAGCTTCCCCTCCCGGAGACCATCGGTGGATTTGCAAGGTTAACAG TGTCCGAGTGGCTGCGGTTGCTGCCTCTCTTGGGCATCCTGGCTTTGCTGGGGTATCTGACCATCCGCCCCTTCCTgcccaagaagaagaagcagagggaCAGCCTCATCAACCTGAAGATCCAGAAAGAGAACCCGAAAGTGGTCAATGAGATCGACATCGAGGacctgaacagcgcaaatgtgtGCTACTGTCGCTGCTGGCGCTCCAAAACC TTTCCTGTATGTGACAAGTCACACATAAAGCACAACGAGCTCACTGGAGACAACGTGGGTCCGCTCATACTCAAGAAGAAGATACTATAA